A portion of the Streptococcus urinalis 2285-97 genome contains these proteins:
- a CDS encoding cupredoxin domain-containing protein: MMKIVVVLLGLALIAFILWWFFGNHQASQGRAELKGDKQEVHVSVNGGYKPETIVLKKGIPAQLVFNRQDPSSCLDQVVFSDFGVHADLPLKKDYVININPEEAGEYQFACGMNMFHGKLIVE, translated from the coding sequence GTGATGAAAATTGTAGTTGTATTACTAGGATTAGCCCTAATAGCATTTATTTTATGGTGGTTTTTTGGTAATCATCAAGCTTCTCAAGGCCGCGCTGAACTAAAAGGTGACAAACAAGAAGTTCATGTTAGTGTTAATGGAGGTTACAAACCAGAAACCATAGTATTAAAAAAGGGTATTCCAGCACAGTTAGTTTTTAACCGACAAGATCCATCATCTTGTCTCGATCAAGTTGTTTTTTCAGATTTTGGTGTTCATGCGGATCTTCCTTTAAAAAAGGATTATGTTATTAATATTAATCCTGAAGAGGCTGGTGAATATCAGTTTGCATGTGGAATGAATATGTTTCACGGAAAACTAATCGTAGAATAA
- the mprF gene encoding bifunctional lysylphosphatidylglycerol flippase/synthetase MprF encodes MKKIIAKLSQLQSLIKTIFFISVSILVISEIIRLRKTISMTDLKASLGQIPISSVILMLILGIIAVSPMLLFDIILNQEIKSKHSLRYILETSWVINTINNIAGFAGIVDIGLRYSFYSNEKESSKSMQGISRIIPYFMSGLSIFCGVLFVFIWFLPVDLSIKKYWFVLFGTMLYLPLILIISSNKKLTYFGQTTFKRAISLIGASLVDWFFVITYFCLIGYLLGVRIPLYNIVPLFLIALIIGMVSMIPGGIGSFDVVIITGLTSLGLNNSIVVTWLLLYRLFYYVVPFSIGVILFFKHMGGRINERYLNIPGNILKTIGHHSEIISLRIFGFFMILSALIPDKLSDVIFLNRLDPIQGQLIWQMPSVLIGLLFILLARFVKRKLRISYPFAWCLFVVTIIYVNLVEISDFTSIFLILIMFMMFMIRKRLNRHSFIYSWEDKTKDLAIIVSILIVLLVIGGNSFWDRYFFSIRYVRLDQFIILWTHLLIAVGLIYLVYRFAIFYVSRETKYQIGQKFEQNRYLEFLQTYGGNTDSGLAFLNDKRLYWFQVDKVDKVVFQFSLKSNKCIVMGDPAGDTYYFREATEQFIKDANNENLDIIFYEVDQSTTLTLHEFGYEFLKFGESALVDLNQFSTGGKKGKQFRNVVNKAEKSGLKFEIMTPPFSQEFLDQIELVSTKWLNGRQEKGFSLGFFNRDYLQNAPIAVVRNEEGNIIAFVNFLASYCKDTATIDLMRYESADNNRGLIDFIFIKLFSYFKEEGLHYFDLGMAPLSNVGNMESSFVYEKIAYLIFVFSTHFYSFSGLRQYKQKFTPIWQSKYIAYPKKTWLIYDMILLLMNDKKQ; translated from the coding sequence TTGAAAAAAATAATTGCTAAACTAAGTCAATTGCAGTCATTAATAAAAACGATATTTTTTATTTCTGTCAGTATTTTAGTTATTTCAGAAATCATTAGACTTCGAAAAACAATATCAATGACTGATTTGAAAGCATCTCTCGGTCAAATTCCTATTTCCTCTGTTATTTTAATGCTGATATTGGGAATTATTGCAGTGTCACCAATGCTTTTATTTGATATTATTTTAAATCAAGAAATCAAAAGTAAACATTCACTTCGCTATATATTAGAAACAAGCTGGGTTATTAATACCATCAATAATATTGCTGGTTTTGCAGGTATTGTAGATATTGGGCTAAGATATTCATTTTATTCAAATGAAAAGGAATCTTCAAAAAGTATGCAAGGTATTTCAAGAATTATACCTTACTTTATGAGTGGACTTTCTATCTTTTGTGGTGTCTTATTTGTTTTCATTTGGTTTTTGCCAGTTGATTTAAGTATTAAAAAATATTGGTTTGTTCTTTTTGGAACTATGTTATATTTACCACTAATATTAATTATTTCAAGTAATAAAAAATTAACTTATTTTGGTCAAACAACCTTTAAAAGAGCTATTTCATTGATTGGTGCTTCTTTAGTTGACTGGTTTTTTGTAATTACTTATTTTTGCTTAATTGGTTATTTATTAGGTGTTAGAATTCCCTTATATAACATTGTACCTTTATTTTTAATTGCTTTAATAATAGGGATGGTTTCTATGATTCCTGGTGGGATTGGGAGCTTTGATGTTGTTATTATTACAGGTTTAACAAGTTTAGGACTTAATAATTCTATAGTTGTTACTTGGCTTCTTCTTTATAGATTATTTTACTATGTCGTTCCCTTTTCAATTGGAGTAATTCTTTTCTTTAAACATATGGGTGGGCGAATCAACGAGCGCTACCTTAATATACCTGGAAATATTTTAAAAACAATTGGACATCATTCAGAAATTATTAGCTTGAGAATTTTTGGTTTCTTTATGATATTATCTGCTTTAATTCCTGATAAGTTATCAGATGTGATCTTTTTAAACAGACTGGATCCTATTCAAGGTCAATTAATTTGGCAAATGCCAAGTGTTTTAATAGGATTACTCTTTATATTATTAGCTAGATTTGTAAAACGTAAGTTAAGAATCTCTTATCCATTTGCTTGGTGTTTATTTGTTGTCACAATAATATATGTTAATTTAGTCGAAATATCAGATTTTACCTCTATATTTCTAATTTTAATTATGTTCATGATGTTTATGATACGTAAACGATTGAATAGACATTCATTCATTTATAGTTGGGAAGATAAAACAAAAGATTTAGCCATTATTGTTTCCATTTTAATTGTATTATTAGTTATTGGAGGGAATAGTTTCTGGGATAGGTATTTTTTCTCAATTAGATACGTTCGATTAGATCAATTTATTATTTTATGGACTCACTTATTGATAGCTGTAGGATTAATCTATCTTGTTTATCGATTTGCTATTTTTTATGTTTCCCGTGAAACAAAGTATCAGATTGGTCAAAAATTTGAACAAAATCGTTATCTTGAGTTTCTTCAAACTTATGGTGGTAATACAGATAGTGGTTTAGCTTTTCTTAATGATAAACGTTTATATTGGTTCCAAGTTGACAAGGTTGACAAGGTTGTCTTCCAATTTTCTCTAAAAAGTAATAAATGTATCGTTATGGGTGATCCTGCAGGTGATACATATTATTTTAGAGAAGCAACAGAGCAATTTATTAAGGATGCTAATAATGAAAATTTAGATATTATTTTCTATGAAGTTGATCAGTCAACAACTTTAACTTTACATGAGTTCGGTTATGAATTTTTGAAATTTGGTGAGAGTGCTCTTGTTGATTTAAATCAATTTTCTACAGGTGGAAAGAAAGGCAAACAATTTCGTAATGTTGTCAATAAAGCAGAAAAATCTGGACTAAAATTTGAAATTATGACACCTCCTTTTTCTCAAGAATTTTTGGATCAAATAGAATTAGTATCTACAAAATGGTTAAATGGAAGACAAGAAAAGGGCTTTTCATTAGGTTTCTTCAATAGAGACTATTTACAAAATGCCCCAATTGCTGTTGTTAGAAATGAAGAAGGAAATATTATTGCTTTTGTAAACTTCCTAGCAAGTTACTGTAAAGATACTGCAACTATTGATTTAATGAGATACGAGTCAGCAGATAATAATCGTGGGTTGATTGATTTTATTTTCATCAAGTTATTCTCATATTTCAAAGAAGAAGGTTTACACTATTTTGACTTAGGAATGGCACCTTTATCTAATGTTGGAAATATGGAGAGTAGTTTTGTTTACGAAAAAATTGCTTATCTTATATTTGTATTTTCCACACATTTTTATTCATTTAGTGGTCTAAGACAATATAAACAAAAATTTACTCCAATATGGCAGTCAAAATACATTGCTTACCCTAAAAAGACCTGGCTCATTTATGATATGATTTTATTATTAATGAATGATAAAAAGCAGTAA
- a CDS encoding CAMP factor family pore-forming toxin (The term CAMP (Christie, Atkins, Munch-Petersen) factor is used for toxins encoded in group A and B Streptococcus, but expressed well enough to give a positive CAMP test only in GBS. Related toxins are found in Propionibacterium acnes and other bacterial species.), whose protein sequence is MSKKVVSMGVAFLSTIFLATVSTTVIKAETINSTPVTNITETTNAASVIENKENELRSVKESVKGTELEATVNDAITKVDNMKTSLRAANPTTIYDLGTIGARVEALTDVINAIVFSTTQLTNKIDKAHIDMGFAITKLVIRLVDPFASIDSIKEQSKTIESLKQATLTYPDLKSTDRATIYKKAVLDKAIWNTRFERDKKILGVKSFTVYNTLNQSITHAVGVQLNPNVSVANVDRAVNDLQNALAIALNS, encoded by the coding sequence ATGTCAAAAAAAGTTGTGTCAATGGGAGTTGCCTTTCTGTCAACCATCTTCTTAGCTACTGTTTCAACAACAGTAATCAAAGCTGAAACAATTAATAGTACACCTGTGACTAATATAACTGAAACGACCAATGCTGCTTCAGTCATTGAGAATAAAGAGAATGAATTACGTTCTGTAAAAGAAAGTGTCAAAGGGACAGAATTAGAAGCAACTGTCAATGATGCTATTACAAAAGTTGACAATATGAAAACAAGCTTAAGAGCAGCCAATCCTACAACAATTTATGATTTAGGAACTATTGGAGCTCGTGTTGAAGCATTAACAGATGTCATTAATGCGATTGTATTTTCAACAACTCAGTTAACAAACAAAATTGATAAAGCTCATATTGATATGGGGTTTGCTATCACTAAACTTGTCATTAGACTTGTTGATCCTTTCGCTTCTATTGATTCCATTAAGGAACAAAGTAAAACAATTGAATCACTAAAACAAGCCACCTTAACTTATCCTGATTTAAAATCAACAGATAGAGCTACTATTTATAAAAAAGCTGTCCTCGATAAGGCTATTTGGAATACAAGATTTGAAAGAGATAAAAAAATCCTAGGTGTCAAGAGCTTTACAGTTTACAATACTCTAAACCAATCTATAACACATGCTGTTGGTGTTCAACTGAATCCTAATGTTAGTGTCGCTAACGTTGACAGAGCTGTAAATGATCTTCAAAATGCATTAGCGATTGCTCTAAATTCATAA